One stretch of Daphnia pulicaria isolate SC F1-1A chromosome 6, SC_F0-13Bv2, whole genome shotgun sequence DNA includes these proteins:
- the LOC124342440 gene encoding trypsin-1-like, with translation MKIVILAALFACAMAMPKRMIMPRLPASVIMKGKYQLIPEDRIVGGVIVEPNSLPFQVSLQRRGSTGTFSQSCGGSILDENVILDAAHCVRGITDLTIYRVVAGEHSLRDVSGLEQNRGVTRFVMHENFRPLTFENDISLLFLDAPLDLSVPEAKPVLLPPPTSELDPPAGTIVTVSGWGTTSSGGSISDELRSVDVPIVDDDTCNRAYGGTAANPEVFPSMLCAGDTSNGGIDACQGDSGGPLFTGTGASAVQHGIVSFGQGCALAAYPGVYAQVSFFLDWIATNRV, from the exons ATGAAGATTGTCATTCTTGCCGCCCTTTTCGCCTGCGCTATGG CTATGCCAAAGCGCATGATTATGCCCCGCCTTCCGGCTTCGGTCATCATGAAGGGAAAATACCAACTCATTCCCGAGGACAGGATCGTCGGAGGAGTCATTGTGGAGCCCAACTCACTCCCCTTCCAGGTTTCTCTGCAACGTCGTGGATCTACCGGCACCTTTTCCCAGTCGTGCGGTGGTTCCATCCTCGATGAAAACGTCATCCTCGATGCTGCCCATTGCGTCCGCGG AATCACTGATCTGACCATTTACCGTGTCGTCGCCGGTGAGCACAGCCTTAGGGACGTCAGCGGTCTCGAACAGAACCGTGGCGTTACTCGCTTCGTTATGCACGAGAACTTCag aCCTTTGACTTTCGAGAATGACATCTCTCTGCTCTTC TTGGATGCCCCATTGGACTTGAGCGTACCCGAGGCCAAGCCCGTCCTTCTGCCACCCCCTACATCCGAATTGGACCCTCCCGCAGGAACCATCGTTACCGTTTCTGGATGGGGAACCACTAGC TCTGGTGGTTCAATCTCCGACGAACTACGCAGCGTCGATGTTCCAATTGTCGACGATGATACTTGCAACCGCGCCTATGGTGGTACCGCTGCCAACCCCGAGGTTTTCCCATCCATGTTGTGCGCCGGAGATACCTCCAACG GTGGAATCGACGCTTGCCAAGGTGATTCTGGCGGCCCCCTCTTCACCGGCACTGGTGCCAGTGCCGTCCAACACGGAATCGTCTCCTTTGGTCAGGGTTGCGCTCTGGCTGCCTACCCTG GGGTCTACGCTCAGGTGTCTTTCTTCTTGGACTGGATCGCTACCAACCGAGTTTAA
- the LOC124342439 gene encoding trypsin-1-like: MKIVILAALFACAMAMPKRMIMPRLPASVIMKGKYQLIPEDRIVGGVIVEPNSLPFQVSLQRRGSTGTFSQSCGGSILDENVILDAAHCVRGITDLTIFRVVAGEHSLRNVSGLEQNRGVTRFVMHENFRPSTFENDICLLFLDAPLDLSVPEAKPVLLPPPTSELDPPAGTIVTVSGWGTTSSGGAVSDELRSVDVPIVDDDTCNRAYGGTAANPEVFPSMLCAGDTSNGGIDSCQGDSGGPLFTGTGASAVQHGIVAFGQGCALAAYPGVFTQVSYFLDWIATNRL, encoded by the exons ATGAAGATTGTCATTCTTGCCGCCCTTTTCGCCTGCGCTATGG CTATGCCAAAACGCATGATTATGCCCCGCCTTCCGGCTTCGGTCATCATGAAGGGAAAATACCAACTCATTCCCGAGGACAGGATCGTCGGAGGAGTCATTGTGGAGCCCAACTCACTCCCCTTCCAGGTTTCTCTGCAACGTCGTGGATCTACCGGCACCTTTTCCCAGTCGTGCGGTGGTTCCATCCTCGATGAAAACGTCATCCTCGATGCTGCCCATTGCGTCCGCGG AATCACTGATCTGACCATTTTCCGTGTCGTCGCCGGTGAACACAGTCTTAGGAACGTCAGCGGTCTCGAACAGAACCGTGGCGTTACTCGCTTCGTTATGCACGAGAACTTCag aCCTTCGACTTTCGAAAATGACATCTGTCTGCTCTTC TTGGATGCCCCATTGGACTTGAGCGTACCCGAGGCCAAGCCCGTCCTTCTGCCACCCCCTACTTCCGAATTGGACCCTCCCGCAGGAACCATCGTTACAGTTTCTGGATGGGGAACCACTAGC TCTGGTGGTGCAGTCTCCGACGAACTACGCAGCGTCGATGTTCCAATTGTCGACGATGATACTTGCAACCGCGCCTATGGTGGTACCGCTGCCAACCCCGAGGTTTTCCCATCCATGTTGTGCGCCGGAGATACCTCCAACG GTGGAATCGACTCTTGCCAAGGAGATTCTGGCGGCCCCCTCTTCACCGGCACTGGTGCCAGTGCCGTCCAACACGGAATTGTCGCCTTTGGTCAGGGTTGCGCTCTGGCTGCCTACCCTG GGGTCTTCACTCAGGTGTCTTACTTCTTGGACTGGATCGCTACCAACCGACTTTAA
- the LOC124342437 gene encoding trypsin-1-like, with protein MNKIILLAALFACAHAAPHRMVLPRPPANVILNGQYQLIPEDKIVGGSEVVPNSLPFQISLQRRSSFGGFSHSCGGSILNENTILNAAHCVVGITDLTIFRVVAGEHSLSVVSGLEQNRDVSEYLMHPDYVQRTFFNDIALIYLASPLDLSVPSAKAVNMPPPTSEFDPPAGTITTVSGWGRISTGGSISNVLLSVDVPIVSDSDCNAAYAGVFDPNPIFPSMLCAGAPAGGVDSCQGDSGGPLFTGTGADAVQHGIVSFGPSAGCALAEYPGVYTQVSYFLDWIAAKKQ; from the exons ATGAATAAGATCATCCTTCTAGCCGCTCTCTTCGCCTGCGCTCATG CCGCTCCCCATCGCATGGTGCTTCCCCGTCCGCCCGCTAACGTCATCCTGAACGGCCAATACCAGCTCATCCCTGAGGATAAAATCGTCGGAGGTAGTGAAGTCGTTCCCAACTCTTTGCCTTTCCAGATTTCGCTTCAACGCCGCAGCAGCTTCGGTGGCTTCTCGCATTCATGCGGTGGCTCCATTCTCAACGAGAACACCATCCTCAATGCTGCCCATTGCGTCGTAGg AATCACTGATCTGACCATTTTCCGGGTAGTTGCCGGTGAACACAGCTTGTCCGTCGTCAGTGGTTTGGAACAGAACCGTGACGTTAGTGAATACTTGATGCACCCCGACTACGTTCAAAG GACCTTTTTCAACGACATCGCCCTTATCTAC TTGGCTTCACCTTTGGACTTGAGCGTTCCATCGGCAAAGGCAGTCAACATGCCACCACCCACCTCGGAATTCGACCCACCCGCTGGCACCATTACCACTGTTTccggatggggaagaatttcC ACTGGAGGCAGTATTTCAAACGTGCTCTTGAGCGTTGATGTCCCCATCGTTTCCGATTCCGATTGCAATGCCGCCTATGCCGGAGTTTTCGACCCTAACCCAATCTTCCCTTCCATGTTGTGCGCTGGCGCTCCTGCAG GTGGTGTCGATTCTTGCCAAGGTGACTCTGGTGGCCCACTTTTCACTGGTACCGGAGCTGATGCTGTCCAGCACGGAATCGTTTCATTTGGTCCATCAGCAGGCTGCGCTTTGGCTGAATACCCTGGTGTCTACACCCAGGTGTCATACTTCCTTGACTGGATCGCTGCCAAAAAgcagtaa
- the LOC124341661 gene encoding ATP-dependent DNA helicase PIF1-like, whose translation MVVEALQSRKQLLLIVNGTAGTGKTFTISAISSAVPKEHIVRSAYTAKAAHLIRGETLHKIFQIPVEKGQGTKFGPLNGAKLAALQEKFRHVKIIIIDEYSMLSLTMLGKIDARLREAKGNNLFCGGLTVILVGDPAQLPPVAAPSLYSQSTAPFANEGRAAYLAFQSVIKLTEVRRQQVEDGDIDQQTFLDTLNSLREGNCSIDQWKFLQARNPEAIANFGTDFEDATYLFATNEAVNRRNYFKLPQLQMPITLLRSVNVPSSGKSKPSDQFRGLEVELYLAIGAQVTLTSNINTDVGLTNGARGTVVDIVYSKQPNVDLPDFIVVRWPDYTGPQFFSTTMNNGISTHNCIPIPAISIRSDDTRAVRIQFPLRLAYAMTVWKSQGETLGKTVVDIGPKETAGLTFVALSRVRHISDLAVLPFDYQRALKISTGDGLFARKMEERRLNMLCQVTQDQWFENNPE comes from the coding sequence ATGGTTGTTGAGGCTCTGCAATCTCGGAAACAGTTGTTATTGATCGTCAATGGCACAGCTGGTACTGGCAAAACCTTCactatttcagcaatttccAGTGCTGTCCCTAAAGAACATATCGTCCGTTCGGCCTACACCGCGAAAGCTGCCCATCTCATCCGCGGTGAAACTTTGCAcaagatatttcaaattccagtagAAAAAGGCCAAGGCACAAAGTTTGGCCCTCTTAATGGAGCGAAACTGGCAGCTCTTCAAGAGAAATTTCGTCATGTTAAAATTATCATAATTGACGAATATTCAATGTTGAGCTTGACCATGCTTGGAAAAATTGACGCTCGTCTTCGTGAAGCTAAAGGcaacaaccttttttgtgGTGGGCTGACTGTTATTTTGGTTGGAGATCCAGCTCAGCTTCCTCCTGTGGCTGCTCCTTCCCTCTATTCCCAATCAACAGCACCGTTTGCCAACGAGGGTCGGGCCGCTTACTTGGCTTTCCAATCCGTCATCAAGTTGACAGAAGTTCGACGACAACAAGTAGAAGATGGCGACATTGACCAGCAAACATTCCTGGACACACTCAACTCTTTGAGAGAGGGAAACTGTTCCATAGACCAGTGGAAATTCCTTCAAGCAAGGAATCCGGAAGCCATTGCCAACTTTGGCACTGATTTTGAAGATGCGACCTACTTGTTTGCCACCAACGAAGCTGTTAATCGCaggaattactttaaattaccACAACTTCAAATGCCAATCACCCTACTACGGTCGGTAAATGTGCCTTCAAGTGGCAAGTCAAAGCCATCTGATCAGTTTCGAGGGCTTGAAGTTGAACTGTACCTTGCGATTGGAGCCCAAGTAACGTTAACATCCAACATCAACACGGATGTGGGTCTCACTAATGGTGCCAGAGGTACCGTGGTTGACATCGTCTATTCCAAACAGCCCAATGTTGATCTGCCTGATTTCATCGTTGTTAGATGGCCTGATTATACCGGTCCTCAATTCTTCTCTACAACCATGAATAACGGCATTTCAACTCACAACTGTATACCAATCCCGGCAATATCCATACGGTCTGATGACACGAGAGCCGTCCGGATTCAGTTTCCCCTTCGCCTGGCTTATGCGATGACCGTATGGAAATCTCAAGGAGAAACTCTAGGCAAAACTGTTGTAGACATCGGTCCCAAAGAAACCGCCGGCCTGActttcgtcgctctttcaaGGGTAAGACACATTAGTGATTTGGCCGTCTTGCCATTTGACTATCAAAGAGCATTGAAAATATCGACTGGCGATGGGTTATTTGCtagaaagatggaagaaagaCGGCTAAATATGTTGTGTCAGGTTACACAAGATcaatggtttgaaaataacccagaataa
- the LOC124342458 gene encoding vitellin-degrading protease-like, translated as MHPDYVQRTFFNDIALIYLASPLDLSVPSAKAVNMPPPTSEFDPPAGTITTVSGWGRISTGGSISNVLLSVDVPIVSDSDCNAAYAGVFDPNPIFPSMLCAGAPAGGVDSCQGDSGGPLFTGTGADAVQHGIVSFGPSAGCALAEYPGVYTQVSAIQSRKYAT; from the exons ATGCACCCCGACTACGTTCAAAG GACCTTTTTCAACGACATCGCCCTTATCTAC TTGGCTTCACCTTTGGACTTGAGCGTTCCATCGGCAAAGGCAGTCAACATGCCACCACCCACCTCGGAATTCGACCCACCCGCTGGCACCATTACCACTGTTTccggatggggaagaatttcC ACTGGAGGCAGTATTTCAAACGTGCTCTTGAGCGTTGATGTCCCCATCGTTTCCGATTCCGATTGCAATGCCGCCTATGCCGGAGTTTTCGACCCTAACCCAATCTTCCCTTCCATGTTGTGCGCTGGCGCTCCTGCAG GTGGTGTCGATTCTTGCCAAGGTGACTCTGGTGGCCCACTTTTCACTGGTACCGGAGCTGATGCTGTCCAGCACGGAATCGTTTCATTTGGTCCATCAGCAGGCTGCGCTTTGGCTGAATACCCTGGTGTCTACACCCAGGTGTCAGCGATCCAGTCAAGGAAGTATGCCACCTGA
- the LOC124342438 gene encoding trypsin-1-like, translating into MKIVILAALFACAMAMPKRMIMPRLPASVIMKGKYQLIPEDRIVGGVIVEPNSLPFQVSLQRRGSTGTFSQSCGGSILDENVILDAAHCVRGITDLTIFRVVAGEHSLRNVSGLEQNRGVTRFVMHENFRPSTFENDICLLFLDAPLDLSVPEAKPVLLPPPTSELDPPAGTIVTVSGWGTTSYGGSASDELRSVDVPIVDDDTCNRAYGGTAANPEVFPSMLCAGDTSNGGIDSCQGDSGGPLFTGTGASAVQHGIVSFGQGCALAAYPGVFTQVSFFLDWIATNRV; encoded by the exons ATGAAGATTGTTATTCTTGCCGCTCTTTTCGCCTGCGCTATGG CTATGCCAAAGCGCATGATTATGCCCCGCCTTCCGGCTTCGGTCATCATGAAGGGAAAATACCAACTCATTCCCGAGGACAGGATCGTCGGAGGAGTCATTGTGGAGCCCAACTCACTCCCCTTCCAGGTTTCTCTGCAACGTCGTGGATCTACCGGCACCTTTTCCCAGTCGTGCGGTGGTTCCATCCTCGATGAAAACGTCATCCTAGATGCTGCCCATTGCGTCCGCGG AATCACTGATCTGACCATTTTCCGTGTCGTCGCCGGTGAGCACAGCCTTAGGAACGTCAGCGGTCTCGAACAGAACCGTGGCGTTACTCGCTTCGTCATGCACGAGAACTTCag aCCTTCGACTTTCGAAAATGACATCTGTCTGCTCTTC TTGGATGCCCCATTGGACTTGAGCGTACCCGAGGCCAAGCCCGTCCTTCTGCCACCCCCTACTTCCGAATTGGACCCTCCCGCAGGAACCATCGTTACCGTTTCTGGATGGGGAACCACTAGC TATGGTGGTTCAGCCTCCGACGAACTACGCAGCGTCGATGTTCCAATTGTCGACGATGATACTTGCAACCGCGCCTATGGTGGTACCGCTGCCAACCCCGAGGTTTTCCCATCCATGTTGTGCGCCGGAGATACCTCCAACG GTGGAATCGACTCTTGCCAAGGAGATTCTGGCGGCCCCCTCTTCACCGGCACTGGTGCCAGTGCCGTCCAACACGGAATCGTCTCCTTTGGTCAGGGTTGCGCTCTGGCTGCCTACCCTG GTGTCTTCACTCAGGTGTCTTTCTTTTTGGACTGGATCGCTACCAACCGAGTTTAA
- the LOC124342460 gene encoding 28S ribosomal protein S17, mitochondrial-like, with protein sequence MAALQVSKLASVLARCLPSDLKNAAKFKVKVMEFDTHLNMHFSKHVTVYAHDPSSVCKPGDVVMIDLLPKKLTKNITHQVNKIVYTFGDITDPITGKKVVVGKYRDEIEARNELYGKNPSGFDYTRAPDRGWQVGKRDFSDKDTYKKYHMFEHDEPYAV encoded by the exons ATGGCTGCATTACAGGTTTCTAAGCTTGCATCTGTTCTTGCCCGATGCTTACCGTCAGACTTGAAGAACGCCGCAAAATTCAAAGTAAAAGTGATGGAATTTGATACACATTTGAATATG CACTTTTCAAAACATGTTACAGTGTACGCACATGATCCAAGTAGTGTGTGCAAACCTGGTGATGTTGTGATGATTGATCTGTTACCCAAAAAGCTGACGAAAAACATCACCCACCAAGTCAATAAG ATCGTATACACATTTGGGGATATAACAGATCCTATAACagggaaaaaagttgttgtggGCAAATATCg TGATGAAATTGAGGCCAGGAATGAACTTTATGGGAAAAATCCATCTGGATTTGATTACACCAG ggctccggacagaggatgGCAAGTTGGAAAGAGAGATTTCTCAGATAAAGATACTTACAAAAAATATCACATGTTTGAACATGATGAACCCTATGCTGTTTAG
- the LOC124341665 gene encoding uncharacterized protein LOC124341665: MTNHEKQTTTTVKKFYLVLLLEVNLQRRLGSRDDTILMSAPSTCRHLHRCRAARAPIFTADLIQAELDIRLRHPMLSLVKPWMLDKQLYSVKTKLAKDYQWKCHEEAIEACRRKSLDQFVYFLSRDLAFLRDRAPILSKELWADKQATRSFIWDTWIWNPRAWIIRRYFQGTKFISLPSGSSDVIPTHLSGTPTSITNPRCSSSGSDGQEQPVYTLERSSRRTTTTQWPLWRWANFLQRAWVWSCNGAYACGYLVPWCSPIGLRALVANQPFYADLELSQVNGTLCPRRSAYTPTLNSRLASLWRHISKSRTEFETKPDTGFMGKGLTRQLNRAWNYGFKGLLCSLLFLLIFPVICILCSAGGICLALSAPVWAPVFALIYQVCIILVWDVDNPDPKRGPLLPMIRVLVRDLLLDGLLQPIACLVTAFIVCPLISLLLAVYGMLHWMTVRSRDAIIYSLAIRPRGRIPASEGFLVKRIAGPGLNTEFQYQISKEQALAAFEARLESDRLIAYRRQTERLIRRPAEEFRLFVQQVFSPFSGTAWCPTPVTEKPVEKADATASNFKSSNVAAQLERETQALLASLEEKVERRLEQLRMSLNSNALKKIRMSSADLKMVLVRSAMMMRTFYPTEILVRLGVNESELWERYNVEEGDWLALSAIFLSEIFSSSILNPLNDEETRIQLQAKDLNLGRYGAMFTQSDLDSEPFEWPQRAFQPAVVPLPDFSYFSPVGRDAANSSPPWKKKRTTQVHGHSGRLSEGVASWMGKSVTVSEPSRAGWNSELLIPLPVSHPVLICILIYNRHRDVGAIPLESESCRLLIRFLEGSVTLSRRKENTISRPPMLLDAAASRSLASHKPLLGSSGSDLALSQPSLAVDFSNTPSTSPSQHDMLVSIAQDGTLSLVGTLVSEHASVDIDMGLDQENIAQSLSASRDVDADTVLSKSLGSTLARAADTLRMALLGEKAEETSSASGGRNKYAVENFELLPSSDEHLAATNTAPESRPEVTEKSKKFPTYQPASFRSWRMNLPAPIRYDSDPRLRTSVDSNQPQPTSPRPLGLFELSRGLALDRGPAFSPAQLSIGRRLMERGEMAASGSQDSLPFAEEDASLVDSPDCDLSKNAPIRKNPETLGNTGQSYCEVQTVQQSRPAAVLASIEDLSLSIDSQHTHLDITSQLGTQV, encoded by the exons ATGACAAACCACGAAAAGCAGACGACTACAACTGTCAAAAAGTTCTATCTAGTGCTGCTTTTGGAAGTGAATTTACAACGCCGTCTGGGATCCAGAGATGACACTATCCTCATGTCTGCACCGAGCACCTGCAGGCACCTGCACAGATGTAGAGCAGCTAGGGCCCCG ATTTTCACTGCAGACTTGATACAAGCCGAACTGGACATTCGCTTGCGTCATCCTATGCTCTCCCTTGTCAAACCCTGGATGCTGGATAAACAACTTTACAGCGTTAAG ACGAAGCTGGCTAAAGACTACCAATGGAAATGCCACGAAGAAGCTATTGAGGCGTGCCGCCGCAAGTCACTCGATCAGTTTGTTTATTTCCTTTCCCGGGATCTTGCCTTCCTCAGAGAT CGGGCGCCCATCTTGAGTAAAGAGCTCTGGGCAGACAAACAGGCCACTCGCTCTTTCATTTGGGACACTTGGATTTGGAATCCCAGAGCTTGGATCATCCGCCGTTATTTTCAAGGTACGAAATTCATTTCACTACCGTCAGGATCGTCTGAT gtAATTCCTACCCACCTCAGTGGGACGCCAACTTCTATCACCAATCCAAgatgcagcagcagtggcAGTGACGGCCAAGAGCAACCGGTTTACACTTTAGAAAGAAGTAGCAgaagaacgacgacgacacaatGGCCGCTCTGGCGCTGGGCAAATTTTTTGCAGCGGGCCTGGGTCTGGTCCTGTAACGGCGCCTACGCTTGCGGTTATCTTGTTCCTTGGTGCAGCCCAATCGGTTTAAGAGCTCTTGTGGCGAATCAACCTTTCTACGCCGATCTTGAACTGTCGCAGGTCAACGGAACCCTTTGTCCTCGTCGCTCGGCTTACACGCCAACCCTCAATTCGCGTTTGGCTTCACTCTGGCGTCACATTTCAAAGTCAAGAACCGAATTTGAAACGAAACCCGACACGGGTTTCATGGGCAAAGGCTTAACCCGACAGCTCAATAGAGCCTGGAATTACGGCTTTAAAGGTCTCCTATGCAGTTTGTTGTTTCTACTCATCTTCCCGGTTATTTGTATCCTATGCAGCGCCGGAGGCATTTGCCTGGCGCTGTCCGCTCCTGTTTGGGCTCCTGTCTTCGCCCTGATCTACCAGGTCTGCATAATCCTAGTCTGGGATGTGGATAACCCTGACCCTAAGCGTGGCCCCCTCCTTCCTATGATCCGTGTCCTCGTTCGTGACCTACTACTCGATGGACTCCTTCAACCTATCGCCTGCTTGGTCACTGCCTTCATTGTTTGTCCGCTGATATCCCTACTCTTGGCCGTTT aTGGTATGCTTCATTGGATGACGGTTCGTTCTCGAGACGCTATTATTTACAGTCTCGCCATCCGCCCGAGAGGTCGCATCCCTGCATCAGAAGGCTTCCTAGTCAAGCGCATTGCTGGGCCAGGATTGAATACCGAGTTTCAATACCAg ATTTCGAAAGAACAAGCTTTGGCTGCGTTTGAAGCTCGCTTGGAATCGGACCGTCTGATTGCTTATCGCCGACAAACGGAGCGCTTAATCCGCCGCCCAGCAGAAGAATTTCGTCTCTTCGTTCAACAAGTGTTCTCCCCTTTCTCGGGAACTGCTTGGTGTCCTACTCCGGTCACTGAAAAGCCCGTCGAGAAGGCAGACGCTACTGCATCGAACTTCAA GTCATCGAATGTCGCTGCACAGCTGGAGCGCGAGACACAAGCTTTATTAGCGTCGCTGGAAGAAAAGGTGGAACGTCGATTGGAACAACTGCGAATGTCATTGAATAGCAACGCCTTGAAAAAGATTCGAATGTCATCTGCCGatttaaaa aTGGTATTAGTGCGATCAGCAATGATGATGCGCACTTTCTACCCGACCGAAATTCTGGTGCGCCTCGGTGTCAATGAGTCTGAACTATGGGAACGCTACAACGTAGAAGAAGGGGATTGGCTGGCTTTGTCGGCCATCTTTCTGAGTGAAATATTTAGTTCCTCAATCCTTAATCCCCTTAATGATGAAGAAACTCGCATTCAACTCCAG GCAAAAGATCTTAATCTGGGTCGTTATGGGGCCATGTTCACTCAATCCGATCTTGACAGCGAGCCTTTCGAGTGGCCGCAACGGGCGTTTCAACCAGCGGTTGTTCCATTGCCTGATTTCTCCTATTTTAGTCCAGTGGGTCGCGACGCGGCCAACAGCAGTCCGccgtggaagaaaaaaaggacgacaCAGGTGCATGGCCATTCAGGACG tctttccGAAGGAGTAGCTTCGTGGATGGGAAAATCCGTCACCGTTTCAGAGCCGAGCCGAGCTGGATGGAATTCGGAGCTGCTAATACCCCTACCGGTCTCCCATCCGGTGCTCATTTGCATACTCATCTACAACCGTCATCGAGATGTCGGTGCCATTCCCTTGGAATCGGAATCGTGCCGCCTTCTCATTCGTTTCTTGGAAGGATCGGTCACACTTTCTCGAAGAAAAGA AAACACAATATCTCGGCCACCCATGTTGCTGGATGCTGCGGCCAGCAGAAGCCTAGCAAGTCACAAACCTTTACTGGGCAGTTCGGGATCGGATCTAGCTTTGTCACAACCTTCACTGGCAGTTGATTTCTCCAACACACCCAGCACTAGCCCCTCACAGCACGACATGCTCGTTTCTATTGCCCAGGACGGAACTCTTTCGCTAGTCGGTACACTCGTCTCGGAGCACGCTTCAGTCGATATTGACATGGGCTTAGACCAGGAAAATATTGCGCA aagTTTATCAGCTTCTAGAGATGTTGATGCTGATACGGTACTATCGAAGAGTCTAGGTTCAACCTTAGCTCGAGCGGCCGACACGTTGCGCATGGCTCTTTTGGGAGAGAAAGCAGAAGAGACGTCGTCTGCGTCTGGGGGTCGTAATAAATATGCAGTTGAGAATTTCGAGCTTTTACCCAGCAGCGATGAGCACCTTGCCGCCACTAATACTGCACCAGAGAGTCGCCCAGAAGTCACTGAAAAGAGTAAGAAGTTTCCCACCTACCAACCAGCGTCTTTCCGTAGTTGGCGTATGAATCTTCCTGCACCGATACG ATATGATTCTGATCCGAGGTTGAGGACCTCCGTAGACTCAAATCAACCACAACCGACGAGTCCTCGACCACTTGGTCTTTTTGAATTAAGCAGAGGTTTAGCCCTAGATCGTGGGCCTGCATTCAGTCCAGCCCAGCTGTCCATCGGTAGACGTTTGATGGAAAGGGGCGAGATGGCGGCATCAGGCAGCCAAGATAGTTTACCTTTTGCCGAAGAAGACGCGTCTTTAGTCGATTCACCAGATTGCgatctttcaaaaaatgctCCGATACGCAAAAATCCAGAAACCTTGGG GAATACCGGCCAGTCTTATTGTGAAGTCCAGACAGTGCAGCAATCTCGACCGGCTGCCGTTTTAGCATCGATCGAAGATTTGAGTCTCAGTATTGACAGTCAACATACTCACTTAGATATTACATCTCAACTTGGAACTCAagtttga